The following coding sequences are from one Halorubrum sp. BOL3-1 window:
- a CDS encoding DJ-1/PfpI family protein, with protein MNVDILLYDGFDELDAIGPYEVFDYALGYAVEDDAGTGTGDNAGDERAGRVRYVTLDERETVTASHGTRVGVDGVLPDPGADDAPDLLVVPGGGWSARDEAASAWAEAQKGDVPRALAAHHAAGTRIASVCTGSMLLAEAGVTDGRRAVTHASALGELRESDAEVIDARVVDDGDLLSAGGVTSGIDLALYLVEHEFGAATADRVATVIEYERRYEVA; from the coding sequence ATGAACGTCGATATTCTGCTGTACGACGGGTTCGACGAGCTAGACGCGATCGGCCCGTACGAGGTGTTCGACTACGCGCTCGGCTACGCCGTCGAGGACGACGCCGGCACCGGGACGGGCGACAACGCGGGCGACGAGCGCGCCGGACGCGTCCGGTACGTCACGCTCGACGAACGCGAGACGGTGACCGCGAGCCACGGGACCCGGGTCGGCGTCGACGGCGTCCTCCCCGACCCGGGGGCCGACGACGCCCCCGATCTGCTGGTCGTTCCGGGCGGCGGGTGGAGCGCGCGCGACGAGGCGGCGAGTGCGTGGGCGGAGGCGCAGAAGGGGGACGTGCCGCGCGCGCTCGCGGCCCACCACGCGGCGGGCACCCGGATCGCCTCGGTGTGTACGGGCTCGATGCTGCTCGCGGAGGCGGGCGTCACCGACGGGCGTCGGGCCGTCACGCACGCCTCGGCGCTCGGCGAACTCCGCGAGTCGGACGCGGAGGTCATCGACGCGCGCGTCGTCGACGACGGCGACCTGCTCTCCGCGGGCGGCGTCACCTCCGGGATCGACCTGGCACTGTACCTCGTTGAGCACGAGTTCGGGGCGGCGACCGCCGACCGCGTCGCGACCGTCATCGAGTACGAGCGGCGGTACGAGGTCGCGTAG
- a CDS encoding adenylate kinase: MSVTIVSGVNGVGLSSVCQAVRRGLGEGYTLINFGDVMLEQAATMGITTERSELGSLSQTQTRRLQRRAGEFVADEAASADVLLSTHLAVETQVGYVQGLPAEVLHDVSPASFVLVEAEPETILERRRGGDRDLRGVTERKVSFEQDLNRSAALQYARDQDVPVRFIENEGSIEKAASDLADAL; this comes from the coding sequence ATGTCGGTCACCATCGTGTCCGGGGTCAACGGCGTCGGGCTCTCCAGCGTCTGTCAGGCGGTCCGACGCGGACTCGGAGAGGGGTACACGCTGATCAACTTCGGCGACGTGATGCTCGAACAGGCGGCGACGATGGGTATCACGACCGAACGGAGCGAACTCGGGTCGCTCTCGCAGACGCAGACCCGCCGCCTCCAGCGTCGCGCGGGGGAGTTCGTCGCTGACGAGGCGGCGTCCGCGGACGTGCTTCTCTCGACGCACCTGGCGGTCGAGACGCAGGTCGGCTACGTACAGGGTCTTCCGGCCGAAGTGCTCCACGACGTCTCCCCCGCCTCGTTCGTCCTCGTGGAGGCGGAGCCGGAGACGATCCTCGAACGGCGACGAGGGGGCGACCGCGACCTCAGAGGGGTCACCGAGCGCAAGGTCTCCTTCGAGCAGGACCTCAACCGCTCCGCTGCGCTCCAGTACGCGCGCGACCAGGACGTCCCCGTCCGATTCATCGAGAACGAGGGGAGCATCGAGAAGGCGGCGTCGGACCTGGCGGACGCGCTGTGA
- a CDS encoding mechanosensitive ion channel family protein, which translates to MVFPEVAPVPGLVSRLARLGSRLADLPGADLLTVVASVAVGVVLANFVVRLIGRPVARRVSRQSVAQTIVRGVRVGTIGVALFAGLDAIDFPFESLLLGTAVFTAVIGVILAPLVGNFINGVFILADQPFEIGDMVELEDGTTGFVEDITIRYTKIFTLDNTFLVVPNGSMRERDVTNLSAEDERTRRSIDVLVTYESDVPEARSRVERAARECEAVVEGGPDIRIGVARYMAGPDCRLHEFGDNGILLRLRYWVKKPYKLAKVQSNVNTEIRERLADPEADVEMAYPHRHLVFDDTSGVARVDADPDSAAVRESGPSAVRKFDSDDDAPAALDPTEGDGGDPAGSGPGVTESARDERSADGRGR; encoded by the coding sequence ATGGTCTTTCCGGAGGTGGCGCCGGTCCCGGGGCTCGTCTCGCGGCTCGCCCGGCTGGGCTCTCGGCTCGCGGACCTCCCGGGAGCCGACCTCCTGACGGTCGTCGCGTCGGTCGCGGTCGGCGTCGTCCTCGCCAACTTCGTCGTCCGACTGATCGGCCGCCCCGTGGCGCGCCGCGTGTCGCGACAGAGCGTCGCGCAGACGATCGTCCGCGGCGTCCGGGTGGGAACGATCGGGGTCGCGCTGTTCGCCGGACTCGACGCCATCGACTTCCCGTTCGAGAGCCTCCTTCTGGGGACCGCGGTGTTCACCGCCGTCATCGGTGTCATCCTCGCGCCGCTCGTGGGGAACTTCATCAACGGCGTGTTCATCCTCGCGGACCAGCCGTTCGAGATCGGCGACATGGTCGAGTTGGAGGACGGGACGACGGGGTTCGTCGAGGACATCACGATCCGGTACACGAAGATCTTCACCCTCGATAACACCTTCCTCGTCGTCCCGAACGGGTCGATGCGCGAGCGCGACGTGACGAACCTCTCCGCGGAGGACGAGCGCACACGCCGGTCGATCGACGTGCTCGTCACCTACGAGAGCGACGTCCCGGAGGCCCGCAGCCGCGTCGAGCGCGCGGCGCGCGAGTGCGAGGCCGTCGTCGAGGGCGGTCCCGACATCCGTATCGGCGTGGCGCGGTACATGGCGGGTCCCGACTGCCGGCTCCACGAGTTCGGCGACAACGGGATCTTACTCCGGCTCCGGTACTGGGTGAAAAAGCCCTACAAACTGGCGAAGGTCCAGTCGAACGTGAACACCGAGATCCGGGAGCGGCTCGCGGATCCGGAGGCGGACGTCGAGATGGCGTACCCGCACCGCCACCTCGTCTTCGACGACACCTCGGGCGTCGCGCGCGTCGACGCCGACCCGGATTCGGCCGCAGTACGCGAGTCGGGTCCGTCCGCGGTCCGTAAGTTCGACTCCGACGACGACGCTCCTGCCGCCCTCGATCCGACCGAGGGCGACGGGGGCGATCCCGCCGGTTCCGGCCCCGGCGTCACCGAGAGCGCCCGCGACGAACGGTCCGCCGACGGCCGGGGACGGTGA
- a CDS encoding DUF418 domain-containing protein has product MTRDPGPTPPSERITSIDALRGFALLGILLINVWVFAMPEQTLLNPNVYADATVYGDFSGANYWAWFAGHVFAQSKFITIFSALFGAGVLLFVESKEEKGQDAVRLHLRRTAVLIGVGLLHAYLLWYGDILVAYGLSGIFLLFVRDFDARRLAGLSGIFLLLVPAVELFAAVSIGGDAIAGQWTPAADALRQEVATYRGGWLDQMSHRVGSSFQRQTTGFVGQSFWRVGGVMLLGMALYKRGVLTGERSTGFYRRLVAGGVGGVGIVVAGVAYVEANDWSAGAALFWRQFNYVGSLLVAGGYVGLVTLFVRRRGEGIVTRALAAVGRTAFTNYLLQTVIATTVFYGHGLGLFGSVTRVEQYGIVAAIWAVQIPLSVLWLRYFRFGPVEWVWRTLTYGEAQPMRVGR; this is encoded by the coding sequence GTGACCCGCGATCCCGGCCCGACGCCGCCCTCCGAACGGATCACCAGCATCGACGCGCTCCGGGGGTTCGCGCTGCTCGGCATCCTCCTCATCAACGTCTGGGTGTTCGCGATGCCGGAGCAGACCCTGCTGAACCCGAACGTGTACGCCGACGCGACCGTCTACGGCGACTTCTCGGGCGCGAACTACTGGGCGTGGTTCGCCGGCCACGTGTTCGCGCAGTCGAAGTTCATCACGATATTCTCGGCGCTGTTCGGCGCGGGCGTCCTGCTGTTCGTCGAGAGCAAGGAGGAGAAGGGCCAAGACGCCGTCCGCCTTCACCTCCGCCGGACCGCGGTGCTGATCGGGGTCGGTCTCCTCCACGCGTACCTGCTGTGGTACGGGGACATCCTCGTCGCGTACGGACTCTCCGGGATCTTCCTGCTTTTCGTCCGTGACTTCGACGCCCGCCGGCTCGCCGGCCTGAGCGGGATATTCCTGCTCTTGGTCCCGGCGGTCGAACTGTTCGCCGCCGTCTCGATCGGTGGCGACGCGATCGCGGGGCAGTGGACCCCGGCGGCGGACGCACTCCGCCAGGAAGTCGCGACCTACCGCGGCGGGTGGCTCGACCAGATGAGCCACCGCGTCGGCTCGTCGTTCCAGCGGCAGACCACCGGATTCGTCGGCCAGAGCTTCTGGCGCGTCGGCGGCGTCATGCTCCTCGGAATGGCGCTGTACAAGCGGGGCGTCCTCACCGGCGAGCGCTCGACCGGGTTCTACCGCCGGCTCGTCGCGGGCGGCGTCGGCGGCGTCGGGATCGTCGTCGCCGGGGTCGCGTACGTCGAGGCGAACGACTGGAGCGCCGGCGCCGCGCTGTTCTGGCGGCAGTTCAACTACGTCGGGAGCCTGCTCGTCGCCGGCGGCTACGTCGGACTCGTCACCCTGTTCGTCCGGCGGCGCGGCGAGGGGATCGTCACCCGCGCGCTCGCCGCGGTCGGCCGGACCGCGTTCACGAACTACCTGCTCCAGACCGTGATCGCCACTACCGTCTTCTACGGCCACGGACTCGGCCTGTTCGGCTCCGTCACCCGCGTCGAACAGTACGGGATCGTCGCCGCGATCTGGGCGGTTCAGATCCCGCTTTCGGTGCTGTGGCTGCGGTACTTCCGGTTCGGTCCCGTCGAGTGGGTCTGGCGGACGCTCACCTACGGTGAGGCGCAGCCGATGCGGGTCGGTCGATAG
- the trmB gene encoding HTH-type sugar sensing transcriptional regulator TrmB yields MTDDLRDTLDRVGDQFNLGEYEIDAYLAVLEHGELTASDIADRTEIPQPRVYDTVRSLSDRGLVELRESRPMKIVAVDPEEAFGGLRSSFTEMVDELGARYTAPTRETEAVSLVKSRSTILRYLEEVIANAEYELAVSLTPGLLRRFRDELAAKVAAGVSVELLVTPASNAPDPTEFDYLEVSTIARARRGITTPVLAVGDGEYSVYATQDALRDDRERYGVIFNRSALGFLVSGFFGTVLWTTAETLAADGAERPFPRRYASIRRAVKDVREFDDEEFYATVEGRDIETGADVTVRGRVVDVAFVDTEEVASLVVETEDGRVEIGGRVAALEDVEGQEIVIGRDEPPAL; encoded by the coding sequence ATGACAGACGATCTTCGGGACACGCTCGACCGCGTCGGGGACCAGTTCAACCTCGGCGAGTACGAGATCGACGCGTACCTCGCGGTGTTGGAACACGGCGAACTCACCGCCAGCGACATTGCCGACCGAACCGAGATCCCGCAGCCGCGGGTGTACGACACCGTTCGGAGCCTCTCCGACCGAGGCCTCGTCGAACTCCGCGAGTCGCGGCCGATGAAGATCGTCGCCGTCGACCCGGAGGAGGCCTTCGGTGGCCTCCGGTCGTCGTTCACGGAGATGGTCGACGAGCTGGGGGCCCGCTACACCGCGCCGACCCGCGAGACGGAGGCGGTGTCGCTCGTGAAGTCGCGGTCGACGATCCTCCGGTACCTCGAAGAGGTGATCGCGAACGCGGAGTACGAGCTCGCGGTGTCGCTCACTCCCGGACTCCTCCGGCGGTTCCGCGACGAGCTCGCCGCGAAGGTCGCCGCGGGCGTCAGCGTCGAACTGCTCGTCACGCCCGCGTCGAACGCGCCGGATCCGACCGAGTTCGACTACTTGGAGGTCTCGACCATCGCCCGCGCGCGCCGGGGGATCACCACGCCCGTCCTCGCGGTCGGTGACGGCGAGTACTCCGTGTACGCCACCCAGGACGCCCTGCGCGACGACCGCGAGCGCTACGGCGTCATCTTCAACCGCTCCGCGCTCGGCTTCCTCGTCTCCGGCTTCTTCGGAACCGTCCTGTGGACGACCGCGGAGACGCTCGCCGCCGACGGCGCGGAACGCCCCTTCCCGCGGCGCTACGCATCGATCCGGCGCGCCGTCAAGGACGTCCGCGAGTTCGACGACGAGGAGTTCTACGCGACCGTCGAGGGGCGCGACATCGAGACGGGTGCCGACGTGACCGTCCGCGGGAGAGTCGTTGACGTCGCGTTCGTCGACACCGAAGAGGTCGCGTCGCTCGTCGTCGAGACCGAGGACGGCCGCGTCGAGATCGGTGGGCGCGTCGCCGCGCTGGAGGACGTCGAGGGACAGGAGATCGTGATCGGTCGCGACGAGCCGCCGGCGCTGTGA
- a CDS encoding universal stress protein, translating into MTLVVVPVRFPPSSHSVTTLREAARVAEERGADLTVLHVDPYQRSGGVSRSDLKGAVEERIGRIDRARYVVRRGFLVEETILEEVVAEGADVVVIGSKQAGRWRRMVQKLLSDPDIDSFLRGELDCTVITVDADGGVTSEGAANDDAPPVPDDGGDD; encoded by the coding sequence ATGACCCTCGTCGTGGTCCCGGTCCGGTTTCCTCCCTCGTCGCACTCGGTGACGACGCTCCGCGAGGCGGCCCGCGTTGCCGAGGAGCGCGGCGCCGACCTCACGGTCCTCCACGTCGACCCGTACCAGCGCTCGGGCGGCGTCTCGCGCAGCGACCTCAAAGGCGCGGTCGAAGAGCGTATCGGTCGGATCGACCGCGCGCGCTACGTCGTCCGCCGCGGCTTCCTCGTCGAGGAGACGATCTTAGAGGAGGTCGTGGCCGAGGGCGCTGACGTCGTCGTCATCGGCTCGAAGCAGGCCGGTCGGTGGCGGCGAATGGTCCAGAAGCTGCTGTCGGACCCCGACATCGACTCGTTCCTCCGCGGCGAGCTCGACTGTACCGTGATCACCGTCGACGCCGACGGCGGGGTCACGAGCGAGGGGGCAGCAAACGACGACGCGCCGCCGGTCCCCGACGACGGCGGCGACGACTGA
- a CDS encoding thiamine pyrophosphate-binding protein: MDADDPAARDDPDDDADHDEERPTVAEAVVDAMLDRGVDTVFGIPGKQTLPLNRALADRDARFVVARHETAVPHQAWGYAETSDPGVMAATCVVPGPGDTNAMNGLKNALNDCVPLLHLAVETERSVRGGDGIHETPPETYDTVVKENVLVDSPSGAVPAVVEAIRTAREHPQGPVRVGVPKDVLASRTRQPTVGDREPAAPPAPPVDGVREAADLLGEAASPVVLAGGGIRRSGASDALRSTAEKLDAPVVTTYKGKGTLSETHSLSAGVLCGGASAELRELLASADVGLVVGSDLDAVATASWSVSTPETLVHVTLDGDDIGFGYETDLGVVADADRFLRALDERLGDPDTSGDRSGAERAESVRAADRERFAALSKSADDDDRGDRPLRSVEVLSAVRDAVPEEAVVTADAGGFRLWTLVSFPAFGPKSYVNPGSWATMGTGLPSAIGARLANPDRDVVALTGDGGLMMCVHELHTLASEGIDVTVVALNNDDYAIISEEASRSYGFPDGSYGWQETGLDLVAVASGMGLPAERVRERDAVVDAVERARNRDGPALVEVVTDLTEPQASEWMTRPRPGE, encoded by the coding sequence ATGGACGCGGACGACCCCGCCGCTCGCGACGACCCCGACGACGACGCCGACCACGACGAGGAGCGCCCGACCGTCGCCGAGGCGGTCGTCGACGCCATGCTCGACCGCGGCGTCGACACCGTCTTCGGCATCCCCGGGAAGCAGACCCTACCGCTGAACCGGGCGCTCGCGGACCGCGACGCGCGGTTCGTCGTCGCTCGCCACGAGACCGCCGTCCCCCACCAGGCGTGGGGCTACGCCGAGACCAGCGACCCGGGCGTGATGGCGGCCACCTGCGTCGTTCCCGGACCCGGCGACACGAACGCGATGAACGGGCTGAAGAACGCGCTGAACGACTGCGTCCCGCTGCTCCACCTCGCCGTCGAGACGGAGCGCTCGGTCCGCGGCGGCGACGGGATCCACGAGACGCCGCCGGAGACGTACGACACGGTCGTCAAGGAGAACGTCCTCGTCGACTCGCCGTCGGGCGCGGTCCCGGCCGTCGTCGAGGCGATCCGCACCGCCCGCGAACACCCCCAGGGACCGGTCCGGGTCGGGGTCCCGAAAGACGTCCTCGCGAGCCGCACCCGCCAGCCGACAGTCGGTGACCGCGAGCCGGCCGCCCCGCCCGCCCCGCCTGTCGACGGGGTGCGCGAGGCCGCGGACCTGCTCGGCGAGGCGGCGTCTCCCGTCGTCCTCGCCGGCGGCGGGATCAGGCGATCGGGGGCGAGCGACGCGCTCCGGTCGACCGCCGAGAAACTTGACGCCCCGGTCGTGACGACGTACAAGGGGAAGGGGACGCTCTCGGAGACGCACTCCCTGTCGGCGGGCGTGCTCTGCGGCGGTGCGAGCGCCGAGCTGCGCGAGCTGCTCGCGAGTGCCGACGTCGGTCTCGTCGTCGGCTCCGACCTCGACGCGGTCGCGACCGCCTCGTGGTCCGTCTCGACGCCGGAGACGCTGGTACACGTCACGCTCGACGGCGACGACATCGGGTTCGGCTACGAGACCGACCTCGGCGTCGTCGCGGACGCCGACCGCTTCCTGCGCGCGCTCGACGAGCGACTGGGAGACCCGGACACGTCTGGAGATCGCTCCGGCGCCGAGCGCGCCGAGTCGGTCCGCGCCGCCGACCGCGAGCGGTTCGCGGCGCTGTCGAAGTCGGCCGACGACGACGACCGCGGCGACCGCCCCCTCCGATCGGTCGAAGTCCTCTCGGCGGTGCGCGACGCGGTCCCCGAGGAGGCGGTCGTCACCGCCGACGCGGGCGGGTTCCGGCTGTGGACGCTCGTCTCCTTTCCCGCGTTCGGGCCGAAATCGTACGTCAACCCCGGTTCGTGGGCGACGATGGGTACCGGGCTCCCGTCGGCGATCGGCGCCAGGCTGGCGAACCCGGACCGCGACGTCGTCGCGCTCACCGGCGACGGAGGACTCATGATGTGCGTCCACGAGCTTCACACGCTGGCGAGCGAGGGGATAGACGTCACGGTCGTCGCGCTCAACAACGACGACTACGCGATCATCAGCGAGGAGGCGTCGCGCTCGTACGGCTTCCCGGACGGGAGCTACGGGTGGCAGGAGACCGGACTCGACCTCGTCGCGGTCGCGTCGGGGATGGGCCTGCCGGCGGAGCGCGTCCGCGAGCGCGATGCGGTCGTCGACGCCGTCGAGCGCGCCCGGAACCGAGACGGGCCGGCGCTCGTCGAGGTCGTCACCGATCTGACCGAGCCGCAGGCGAGCGAGTGGATGACCCGGCCCCGACCCGGCGAGTGA
- a CDS encoding Gfo/Idh/MocA family protein, whose translation MTNPNDVDVGIVGLGGIGSHHATKLTERGAALVGGMDIDAGARARFHEEFDVPVYEDGTALYDDCDAVLVTTPNRFHEEYVVSALSAGLDVLVEKPLAHSLESAERIAAAARDADGFCMVGFNNRFAAPVRVIKHGQDEGRFGETTHVEANYVRRRGVPGRGSWFTSAEVAGGGALVDIGVHAIDLALYFLDHPEVVEVSGQTRSEFGGRDDYAYLDMWGDDAGPEGFDVDDSASAFLRAVDGSTVSLEVAWATNRPPTDEFVVRGTEAGATFDRGSDDLTIHEAAVGGGPHLADTEVETPEGDSHEAEQAAFLEAVAAGEAPAINTVEEGLQVQRVSDAIYRSSKRGEAVRLD comes from the coding sequence ATGACGAATCCGAACGACGTCGACGTCGGGATCGTCGGTCTCGGCGGGATCGGGTCCCACCACGCAACGAAGCTGACCGAGCGCGGCGCGGCCCTCGTCGGCGGGATGGACATCGACGCGGGCGCCCGGGCACGGTTTCACGAGGAGTTCGACGTTCCCGTCTACGAGGACGGTACCGCCCTCTACGACGACTGCGACGCCGTGTTGGTCACCACGCCGAACCGCTTCCACGAGGAGTACGTGGTCTCGGCGCTCTCGGCCGGACTCGACGTACTCGTAGAGAAGCCGCTCGCGCACTCGCTCGAGAGCGCCGAGCGCATCGCCGCCGCCGCCCGCGACGCCGACGGCTTCTGTATGGTCGGGTTCAACAACCGGTTCGCGGCGCCGGTTCGGGTGATCAAACACGGCCAAGACGAGGGGCGGTTCGGTGAGACCACCCACGTCGAGGCGAACTACGTGCGTCGACGCGGCGTCCCCGGCCGCGGCTCGTGGTTCACCTCGGCCGAGGTCGCCGGCGGCGGCGCGCTCGTCGACATCGGCGTCCACGCGATCGATCTGGCCCTCTACTTCCTCGACCACCCCGAGGTCGTCGAGGTCTCCGGGCAGACGCGCTCCGAGTTCGGCGGCCGCGACGACTACGCCTACCTCGACATGTGGGGCGACGACGCCGGTCCCGAGGGGTTCGACGTCGACGACTCGGCGTCGGCGTTCCTCCGCGCCGTCGACGGCAGCACCGTCTCGCTGGAGGTCGCGTGGGCGACGAACCGCCCGCCCACCGATGAGTTCGTGGTCCGCGGCACCGAGGCCGGCGCGACGTTCGACCGCGGGAGCGACGACCTGACCATCCACGAGGCGGCCGTCGGCGGCGGTCCCCACCTCGCTGACACCGAGGTGGAGACCCCCGAGGGCGACAGCCACGAGGCCGAGCAGGCGGCGTTCCTCGAAGCCGTCGCCGCGGGCGAGGCCCCCGCGATCAACACCGTCGAGGAGGGGTTACAGGTCCAGCGCGTCAGCGACGCGATCTATCGGTCCTCGAAGCGCGGCGAGGCGGTCCGGTTGGACTAA
- a CDS encoding flagella cluster protein, with translation MADFDVHDHRHELKQLRDAGATSLWENREETACPVCDDAFSRLFVTEQTGTTFPENDGARFCLLRDDDAVYLFRH, from the coding sequence ATGGCCGACTTCGACGTCCACGACCACCGTCACGAACTGAAACAGCTCCGCGACGCGGGCGCGACGAGCCTCTGGGAGAACCGCGAGGAGACGGCGTGTCCGGTGTGCGACGACGCCTTCTCGCGGCTGTTCGTCACCGAGCAGACCGGGACGACGTTCCCCGAGAACGACGGCGCGCGGTTCTGCCTGCTGCGCGACGACGACGCGGTGTACCTGTTCAGGCACTGA